The Entelurus aequoreus isolate RoL-2023_Sb linkage group LG08, RoL_Eaeq_v1.1, whole genome shotgun sequence genome segment TTGTAGGTAAAAGTACAAGTGTATATGTTGTACTAGCAGGAGCAGTGTAAAAAGTAGTACACTACTTGTATGCAAAAGTACAAGTGTATATGTTGTAGTAGCAGTACTAATGTTAAAAGTAGTGCATGACTTTTATGTAAAAGTACAAGTGTATACGTTGTACTAGAGGTAACAATGTAAACAGTTGTACATGACTTGTATGTAAAAGTACAAGTGTATATGTTGTACTAGAGGTAACAATGTAAAAAGTCATACATGACTTGTATGTAAAAGTACAAGTGTATATGTTGTACTTGAGGTAACAATGTAAAAAGTTGTACATGACTTGTTATGTAAGAGTACAAGTATTTACATTGTACTAGCAGTACTAATGTTAAAAGTAGTACATGACTTGTATGTAAAAGTAGAAGTATTTACATTGTACTGGCATTCATTGTGAAGATGACTGATGCTATATCATGGCAACACCCATCCTGCTTCCTGCTCTGCCTGGACTCAGCTCCTTGCTGGctttgctgccacctgctggacgCTCTTGTGCCAGGCTAACCACCACTTCCTGTCCCTGTGTGCAGAGCCAATAGGAAGCATGTCGTCCATGGAGGTCAACGTGGACATGCTGGAGCAGATGGACCTCATGGACATGTCAGACCACGAGGCCCTGGACGTCTTCCTGCACTCGGGGGGCGAGGACAACAGTGCCGCCTCGCCTGAGGCGGGTAagaaatgacacacacacacacacacgcacacacacacgcacgcacgcacgcacgcacgcacgcacgcacgcacgcacgcacgcacgcacgcacacacacacacacacacacacacacacacacacacacacacacagagagaacaTATGAGAACATATGAGAACATACAGGGTAGACTTAATTGTTTGTACTAAGGTTGTCGAAAGTATCAATACTTTGATAGTAAGTGGATATCTGCTTTTTTCAGTATAGTGAGTCACTGCTAAAGAAGAACGGCTGTTGTCTTAAAGAAAAAAGAATAGCGAGTGTTTCCATATATCTACTTATTCATGGAAGCCTGTCACCAACACGGATTCCGCACTTCCTGTTCGTCCTCACTCATAAACAAATGATAATTGAAGTGTGGCACAAGTGTCAGTGTGTAACTGAGCTTCACAACACCCTCAAAGTACCaggagagtggaaaaacaagtaaaCTTTATACGTATAtgtcttcatcgtatgggcagctgttttccggcacccggacctgaggccgagggtctatgcaaatcattgtatctgttaaactgtagtggattgtccgaagcttaagcaggcaacaaaggtagtttagtacaacacatttatttacccattatcagaagtgcaggttgaattgagttgtccgtgcagacagaccacatgtactccggagcacacaagacacacacaagccaaaatcactctcgagtcccCGTCTTCTGCCATTTCTTATATGTCTCTTGTTTTTATCtcatgcgtcatgattgttttgttttggtttgtctgttccaaaacaacctcgtatctcttagtcatatttggaaaatctaaacattctgtagacaggttggcataactccatattcacctttgtcccacaactggtccattcaatggcacaaaatagaagagaaatgaaaatgagcagacattcttaatagacaagaaatataggtcaaaaggtcagaaattctacgacaaaaccatattcaattgtatttacaatacgTAAAGTATGTGAAAACCCCCTTTAAACATCACATAATGCCACAAATCTTGTCAGCCATTTTGATTATTACGCTCCGAATACCTTGGGCTATTTTGGGAGCGTGACATCACTgcagtaacacttctgcactctgaccttgttatcagatcagtcttaccggaaatacgcaaacattggaaagattgaaaatatagaacattacacacggcgctcaaaaatcaaaatgttttagtatgactttgttaagctatgaagccgcactgcttgatggattgtactgtgcttcaacataccagtattattatggtgtgtgtataaagaaagatatattatctggcgttttgtttcgcaatattaggcatattagaaatggcaacagcggaggataaatgttccataacaagaagatagacaaaaagaagcttatcgactacaaaggtggacgtgcgcaatttttcaggacttatgcagatccaaaataaagatcagcaggtactagaaggtaagaaaagttgcttttgcataatattgcgaaacaaaacgccagataatatgtcttacattatacacacaccataataatactggtatgttgaagcacagtacaatccatcaatcagtgcggcttcatagcttaccaaagtcgtactaaaacgttttgatagatttttgagcgccgtgtgtaatgttctatattttcaatggaacatatataatgttggtgttgtttacttgttatattgccatcattttgcagtctacatgtatctcttatgtttgactgccatctactggtcacccaTATcattaccaaataaaatagctccgaggtcagtaagcaaaaccagaattattccgtatattagccgcaccaggttataaggggcactgtcgagttttgaggggaaaaaaaggattttaagtgtgccttatagtccagaaaatacggtataagaTATAATACTAAGCATGTTGATGCCTGGCAAATTGGACAGAGAACGAAAGCTTCCTCAAGGCACTGCAGAGTAGgaatgatgctcgaaaccggttttcccggttgttcgataagaaaagaaccgagtcctcggcctcgaatccctttttgagaaccggtacccgttatcgagaccactatagtaaagaaaaagagttggttctttattcgaatccctgggaacgactcccgtcccgacaagtaatgccccgtgtgacatcacaagaaatgacgtcacgtagctcagtcatttgtcacggtggggtgcagcgtgctgcggttagttcccgggacgcaaaactgacggctccggacgaaagcgtgcaggtaggagatgatttatttctcataagtcatacacattacaacagacaggaacgaaacaaaaggaaagcgtgccgttcgcacgagaagctaaagcaaaaacgtacttagcacaggaatactagaagctaaggtaacttagcacaggaatcatgagctcgaaaaccagaatgccaacgtaactgttgcaaatgcaaacaatgaagccacggcgagtgaccggaaaaggcaggcttaaatagtctctgatgagcaacaggtgcgcatacaaggcaggtgaaaatcataagtaaccatggtgactaaaacaaacccccgaagtgcacaaaacaactaaggaagtccaaaactaacagaacataactaaacaaaacatgatccgaccacatcataatacatcacagtttcatatcatttcactttacaggagtaggaagaagtaaagcttatttaatcccacccctttcccacttcatataaatatatacatcatttactgatctttttataataaaatatctgtgaattagtatatacaacagttttgtaatatgtgattaattaattcagtcattattaatatactgagatgaagaatatcttattttcaataatgtTGAAAGtatttatcataattcttcttctttgtaagcactattcatttgaacaacctcttaaactggatcatatcagtaaaatgtttaacttcattacttagtccattccatcatttaaatcCATATCATTTTAGccgtttgcaattttaccaaatcatcaaactttttgatttttgactcaataaataaagtgtttgtatgttctctatatccaacattatgtgtcagtctaattaattttttttgtaacacggttaacgaatgtagcgcacaatTGTagttatttctgcacaataactcagatatggtaatactatagtagcgagcagtagagaatgtgaagtgatttgttaaaccaaatattgtgtttttttccatatacaacaatctatctggactcgataagagaatcgataaggaatcggttcgataagaggattcgataataggctcgaacttgataatttcttatcaaacatcatccgtaCTGCAGAGTCCTCGCTAGCCAGGGgctacagtgttttagctacgttTTGTACAAATAtcacctgcaggacgaggaattgtgtgtagaattttgcggacaaaaatgcatttattccatGTTGGAATAAGTGTGgagaaagtgaagtgctgtgaatactttctggatgcactggtTTTTGTTCCAATTTGCAACATGACTCGCCTTTACTTTCAATCCAAACTGTTTTAATTTGAAACatgcttcacttctttttacacttgagtgCTACTTAGAAGAGTTAGTGACATGTGATGGTGTGACTATAAACTTTCGTGCGTTTCCTGTCGCAGGTCCTGAGGTGGAGTGCAGCACAGAGATCAGCTTGCAGGTTCCCACGCAGGCCGAGCTGCGCCACAAGCTGTGCTCCCTCTCCTCCACCAGCCAGGACACGGAGGCGGGCGAGGGTGACGGGGACGACGAAGAGGAGCCGGCCACGAGCGGCAGGAAGAGACCCCCTGTGGTGGTGACGCCTGACGACGACCAGGTGCACGCCGACGCCTCGCGGAAAGGCGGCGAGCGGAGCAGCAGGAAAGTTTGACTTTTTgtctttcttcttctcctcctcctcctccttcttctctaaTAACAAACTGCCTTAACGAGCCATCTTGGAATAAGAGCACactaacgttccaactggaagaAATGTCCTCAGGTGAAAAGTAGTGGTGTTAATTGCACACCTGCCCATGTAAGCGAGATTGGCCAGTGCAGCAACACATCCGTCACTCACTTTTCAGGACCAAACTTTCAACACCCTTTCCTCTCTTTTTGTacacaaacgtgtgtgtgtgtgtgtgtgtgtgtgtgtgtgcgtgcgtgcgtgcgtgcgtgcgtgtgtgtgtgtgcgtgtatgttttTTCCTCCTCCTGCGATGTCACGTTGCAGCAGCTTTTCAAGCATGTCGACTAATCCCATAAATTGTGCCACACAAAAGAGCGCATTGACTATGTTGAAGTGTGTACTCTACACACTGCatctacagtatacatacatgacatgcagtatacatacatgacatgcagtatacatacatgacatacagtgtatatacatgaCATGCAGTGTATAtacatgacatacagtatatatacatgacatgcagtatacatacatgacatgcagtatacatacatgacatacagtgtatatacatgacatgcagtatacatacatgacatacagtgtatatacatgacatacagtatatatacatgtcatacagtacatatacatgacatgcagtatacatacatgacatgcagtatacatacatgacatgcagtatatatacatgtcatacagtatatatacatgacatgcagtatacatacatgacatgaagtatatatatacacacacacaatatatgtgGAGAATGTACGTTACTTTGGATGGGAGAGTGATACTGGTGAGTGTTATTAAATACATTATTGTGATGCGTTCAAGGACACTCCGACTCTTATCATTGCATATCTTTAGTGGTCTTTTGTATACTCATGACGTGCTAGGATGAACATTAGCATCTTTTGAAACAAAAGTCCCATTTAGTCAACATTAGGCAGTCAAACCAAAAGATGTATTTTCTTGCAGGGTCAAGTGACATTATTTCAATTCAATAATATTTTAATGATTACTCAGGTGTGTCATTGATTCaatttgtaatacatttttaacattattatttatggcaccattttcaaatattttattatttcacaatttaactgatttaacatattttttaacTACTTTTTTCTCGAGCTTAGAATCCATGCGGcttattaaaaaacaacaactgtgcggctaatttatagaaTTTTCTTCACCAACAgccatgttttgttttcaacaaatagttttcatattacatACACTGACAagacactaaaaaggtgtgttattgtttgtgctatggcgccatcttttggatgagttcgctcactgacggtgctgctggttgaaaatgtacttcctgtttcattcGTCAATGTcctttctgctcgaaaggattcttaatgaatcactccaagcaacatttataagttttacaatacaactaaaacaattcatacttactaaatcaTCCCATTTGTGAATATGCTGACACGTTTATAGGTGTctgttagtattgttaacttacagTGGCATTCTTTTCATATATTTTCAGTTTGGTAAATTCATCAAGACGTCACTGTGGATGttttaagtctgtttagctgattggagagctagcttccgtagCTACAgtcagtgccggcccaagcctccatggggccctgagcaaaatttgattttggggccctctatttctaccaataatattgattgttgatcattcacacacctactataaactcattgcggctctggcagtgttgtttacattatcctattgtcagcctggcatgtctttacaaatgacatgtcatttataaagacatgggggtggcccagttaagaacataaataataccaatgaatgaacgaatgatgtccagagtgccacatatggttcctaatcttaaaatgtagaaaacattcagctacaagagtggcctggggttgaacagtccaagtgataaagctttgtatttacagtaaaagtgtcatcttgtctcatcagtcttgtacatattagtctttaattactagtttatatttttaggtaattgttcatatttaatgtttactttgtacaaagagagtgcagtctactgaagttaaattccatgtgtgttaaacataactggacaataaagctgattctgattcactttattatttttggtaacaaaaatctgaaacagcaatgtgcaaaaataattcgtagtgcaagaaaaacaataaagtgcaacaataaaatcacttaaatatatataaaaaggaacaaattcaattgtacaaaaaacaacataattaaattaaatatcaagcaaataattaaataatattaatgaacagagttaccagaaacaggGTAACATAAccgtttataaacaaatataaagttactgtatggtgacagtcttttcctcacctgattcatcactcagttgagcctgaggatgtggactggctctgggctgattctgtgcctccaaagtattttaacaatgttcctggggaagtttcacataacttatgagttgatgtaaaaaataatgtttattttactcacataaattaccgtgctctgctgcaaacaacatatctcactagtaacctgatgctaaaaacatattgctagcaccgcgctagctagctaacgtcacctagctatagctaattacagctacaaatctctttgataaactttttattaccaagtcatgcaaacattaaagattaaagataccaatgattgtcacacacacactagatgtggtgaaatttgacccatctccttggggagcagtgggcagcagcggcgccgcgcccgggaatcattttggtgacttaacccccaactccaacccgtgttgctgagtgccaagcagggaggttatgggtcccatttttatagtctttggtatgactcggctgggatttgaactccaacctaccgatctcagggcggacactctaaccactaggccactgagcagataacatacctttatcatggcattttttctcctcttccactttcttcttcttccttttttctgcacTTGAAGGAtatatgtccttttttgtgacattgttttgcctctatctgcgctttTGATGCCCAGTGCGCACTGGCATTGCACGGCAGGCGGCAAACGTCACAGGTGCAGCAGAGGCAGCTTTACATTTCAAGAGAGGCAGGAAGAATCACTAGGCCTagatcagcagcagcactctcttgacctaaaattgtgtttttgtacaataatatatctttgatcatttagaaatcatcagtcagactcgtacatgcaaaaaaataaaaaataagatttttttgttaattgcttttgggggccccctggtggccgcggggccctaagcaagcgcttagtacgcttatgccttgggccggctctggctACAGTAGATAGGTAGTATGTTTGCCTTAATCCTGTGAGAATTctgcatgtgactgaagcattaaaggagccatatgtaagaatttcatatcaagtcatcattaaatggccctgatttgtcaaaaggcattaataaatcatgttcttttcgaatacctttataactgataacagtagttcagccgggatatgctcatttcaaaatttgatttacagccccaactcttgttttttttccccgatGCCCCGTCTGTTTGACCAATTAtaaagtgagtgagtgtgtcacattcaggttgccagttacgcaccgccatctttgtctagctactgccactggtaaagttactaaacatgtcagacctttgtaaatctaaaaggcctcaactcaacttattcatgacaaagccaggaacaaaacgagtatttgtatcggggatgcctttgaaagatggagacgattgaaggcggagaagattttttcatctgactctaaacttgctaatttcctccttgataggtaagtcaggcatttatgttttcttattacttgtaataaatggaaatggtcaCTTCGTATGTAaattatattgtccaatacagtctatgaccttgtctaacaaagctagtatgttgttAGACCTGCCTACTAACATTGACAGCTGTGTTAGACATCAAATAGATTCATGGAACGCTGACACACAAGTTAATGAAATtattaattactgtattttctggcCGACAAAATGCACCAATATTTAAACCGCACACCCCATTTTAGAAGGAAtaccttttttacattttttaacctCACCGACCTATAAGTTGcagatactgtataaatatatatatgtatggaagattttgtaaatgtttatttataccttACATGCTAGTAAAACaactaatcaaacaaaacagaacttATCGTCATGTACCCACTACAGGaggtctgggttagtttttgcctgacccctcacttaaaggcctactgaaacccactactaccgaccatgcagtctgatagtttatatatcaatgatgaaatcttaacattgcaacacatgccaatatggccgggttaacttataaagtgcaattttaaatttcccgctaaacttccggttgaaaacgcctttggatgatgacgtatgcgcgtgacgtagccagtgaaacagaagtatcggtaccccattgaatccaatacaaaatagctctgttttcatctcaaaattccacagtattctggacatctgtgttggtgaatcttttgcaatttgtttaatgaaaaatggagactgcaaagaagaaagttgtaggtgggatcggtgtattagcgggtggctgtagcaacacaaccaggaggacttacttggatagcaaacgcgctagccgccgctagccaccgaccgcacggatgatcgtggtgaagtccttcgtccttccgttgatcgctggaacgcaggtgagcactggtgttgatgagcagatgagggctggctggcgtaggtggatagctaatgtttttattatagctctgtgaggtcccgttatactaagttagcttcaatggtgtcgttagcaacagcatttttaatcttcgccagcctggaaagcattaaccgtgtatttacatgttcatggtttaatagtattgttgatttttctgtctatccttccagtcaggggtttatgtattttgtttctatctgcatttgagcccgatgctatcacgttagctccctagctaagttagcttcaatggcgtcgttagcaacagcattgttaaccttcgccaggctggaaagcattaaccgtgtagttacatgtccatggtttaatagtattgttgatcttctgtctatccttccagtcagggatttatttattttatttctatatgcagttaagcacgatgctatcacgttagctccgtagctaaagtatttcgtcaatgtattgtcgtggagataaaagtccctgtgaatgtccattttgcgttctcgactctcattttcaagaggatatagtatccgaggtggtttaaaatacaaatccgtgatccacaatagaaaaaggagagagtgtggaatccaatgagccagcttgtacctaagttacggtcagagcgaaaaaagatatgtcttgcactgcattctagtccgtcactctaacgttcctcatccacaaatctttcatcctcgctcaaattaatggggtaatcgtcgctttctcggtccgaatcgctctagctgcattgaaaacaataggaatatATGAGGAGGTGATCAACTGACTATgtgacgctacttccggtaggggcaaggcttttttttttaatcagaggccaaaagttgcgaactttatcgtcgatgttctatactaaatcctttcagcaaaaatatggcaatatcgcgaaatgatcaagtatgacacaaagaatggatctgctatccccgtttaaataaaaaaaaaaaaattcagtaggcctttaaagcgtgACTGAATAATGCACTACTGACATGACAAGTCTGAAAGAGAAATATGGTACAGTATTAtccgctcacagatgctacctggtggttgttttttTAGCAccctgcagctagtcctgg includes the following:
- the dtnbp1b gene encoding dystrobrevin binding protein 1b isoform X1; this translates as MENSPAPTEADVFSQTPELEVELDAAQKVDGGEPGGALPAGQVKLKDRQKFFEEAFQQDMEQYLSTGYLQIAERREPIGSMSSMEVNVDMLEQMDLMDMSDHEALDVFLHSGGEDNSAASPEAGPEVECSTEISLQVPTQAELRHKLCSLSSTSQDTEAGEGDGDDEEEPATSGRKRPPVVVTPDDDQVHADASRKGGERSSRKV
- the dtnbp1b gene encoding dystrobrevin binding protein 1b isoform X2 gives rise to the protein MENSPAPTEADVFSQTPELEVELDAAQKVDGGEPGGALPAGQVKLKDRQKFFEEAFQQDMEQYLSTGYLQIAERRGSMSSMEVNVDMLEQMDLMDMSDHEALDVFLHSGGEDNSAASPEAGPEVECSTEISLQVPTQAELRHKLCSLSSTSQDTEAGEGDGDDEEEPATSGRKRPPVVVTPDDDQVHADASRKGGERSSRKV
- the dtnbp1b gene encoding dystrobrevin binding protein 1b isoform X4; protein product: MNQHCHHVHKWKDRVELDAAQKVDGGEPGGALPAGQVKLKDRQKFFEEAFQQDMEQYLSTGYLQIAERREPIGSMSSMEVNVDMLEQMDLMDMSDHEALDVFLHSGGEDNSAASPEAGPEVECSTEISLQVPTQAELRHKLCSLSSTSQDTEAGEGDGDDEEEPATSGRKRPPVVVTPDDDQVHADASRKGGERSSRKV
- the dtnbp1b gene encoding dystrobrevin binding protein 1b isoform X3, whose amino-acid sequence is MSTSPGAPDGSQRNSLELDAAQKVDGGEPGGALPAGQVKLKDRQKFFEEAFQQDMEQYLSTGYLQIAERREPIGSMSSMEVNVDMLEQMDLMDMSDHEALDVFLHSGGEDNSAASPEAGPEVECSTEISLQVPTQAELRHKLCSLSSTSQDTEAGEGDGDDEEEPATSGRKRPPVVVTPDDDQVHADASRKGGERSSRKV